A region of the Verrucomicrobiota bacterium genome:
CTGATTATTTCCATTGTAGGGATTGTTGTTGAATGGTCCATTCCAAGTGGGATTATTGGCCGGTCCCGGGCCGGTCCATACGTTTAAGAAGGAATCGCGATGGAAAAGGTTATCCTGTTGTTCCCACATCGCTGCAAAACGGTGTAAACCCAGCCAATTATCGAAATCCTGTTGATGGGAGAAAGTCACACGTTTCCATTCATCTTCAAAATACCGTTCGTCCAATTCCAGTATCGATTCAAAGTAAAGTTCCTGGAAATAAGGGTTTGCTGAACCGTTTGGTAAATTGCGGTTTGGATCTCCTTGAAGATTGGATGGCTGACCCATGCGAAACGAGTCTCGTTGGGCTTGCATATTGGTAAATGCAAACTCCAAAAAGGTATTTTCTCCAAGACGCTGCTCAACGGTTGCTGAGAAAATGTCTATATCACGTGAGCCACGCATTTGCCATGGCCCCGAAAGAGCGGCGTATAGTGGAACTTCAACGGTACCACTTCTTGCTGGATCATTGATAATCCGGTTGTCTTTGGTAAAAGTTGGCTTGACCTTTGAGAATGGATTGTCCGTCCTCACTGACGCCCTCATATCCACTCCTTCTCCTGAATTGTCTACAATAACGACCCTATTGAGGGTTCCATTTTGTATTCCTTGATTAACGCCAACTCCTGAATCACCGGCTGCTGGCCGACCACTCTCTATCCACAGTTTTGCTCCATCGGCTGGTCCGAACGGAAGCGTTGGATTGTCCATGACATCGCCATATTCATATTCAACATAGACCGTAGTTGAATCAGTTGCTCTCCATTCCAAGGCGATGTGAGCGCGTTTATCTTGGTGGTCTACCCAAGGCCGACCCGCTTCTCCGTTAGTATTGTAAAGCATATTGAATCGCAACGCCAGTTTGTCTTCAACAAGCACTTTATTAGTGTCAATTGCCGCGCGGAATCGACTCGCGTCGCCTACGGTGATATCGAGTGTTGTGAAATCGATATACTTGGGGCGTTTGGTTGAAGAGTTGATCACACCTCCTGGCTGGCCGATTCCAAATAGAATGGAGTTGGGGCCGCGGGATTCGTCTATACGTTCCATATTGAAAACATCCTGGTCGAGGCGTGTCTCGAAGAAGTTTCTCGCTTGAGATGCGCCTAAACCGCGAACACGATAACGGGCGTCGAAAGCCGTTAACTGATTCGCGCCGAAACCACCGTCTACATCGGACAACTCTGGTGTTACACTCAGAGAGTATTTCAATACATCCTCCAAGGTATCGACGCCAATATCACTGATGAATTCAGCAGTATAAACCGATATCGGGGCAGCGGTATCTCTCAGGGATGTGTTCAATCGACTACCGGCCAGGGTATTCTCAGCGGCGTAACCAACGTCACCTGAGGAATTTACCTGAAAAGGAGATAGATCGTAGATTTTGTCGTCTTCATTTTGAGCGACGAGCAGGCTCGGTCCGGCAAGTAGAAGAGCTGCAGGTACCAGGCGAATTAGGCATTGTTTAGTTGGTTTCATATACGTTTGTTTGGTTAATCAGGGTCTAGATTCACTCATCGACCGACAAATCAGCCTAGGTTATAATAGATCCTAGAGGTAACTAAGCGGAGAGATGAAAGCGATGAGCTAAGTTAGTTTACTGGTCTGAACACTAAGGGTGGTTTCTTACTTTTAAACTCCAAAATTAGTTTAACAGTAAACTAGTAATAAGCATGATGGTTTAAACTAGGAAAACGCATAATAATTACCGAATTTAAGGCTCAAAAAATGACAGGTGTTCAGGTCAGCTGCCTTAGGGTCCTGCCGCTATTCCACACACCGTTGGTTTCGATGATTTGTTGGTGAGCTGGTATGCCTTGCTCGCGATTGCAAATGAGCCGATCTAACACGCGAACACCGTTTTCCGCAATTATTTCAGTCTGTTGGTCAATCCCTGAAATAGGACTTTCTTTTTCAGTTGATAGCGAAAGGTAACCTATATCCCGAGGGATATCGTAATTCAATTCCTGGAGCAGGGGATAGATGCTCCTGAATGTAGAGATTACCACTTGTGGTTTCCATTTAGTGATCCATGCGGACAAGGCGTTGGGGTCACAATCGTCGTTGGTTTTGAATGTTAGGGGAGGTATATAATCAACGTTGCCAGTATAGTGTCTTTGAAAATGGTTTTGCGCAGCTTCCCATTCTCCATAATTTTGATCTACGTTGTGTTCTGCAAAGATAAGCCCGCCGTTTTGGTATCCAAGTTTACTTAGATTTTCCCAGGCCAGTTTCATAGATGAAAAGCGGTTAATCCTTGTGCTGTTGAGCTTTACTCCTTTGGGACCATCTCCGATCCAAATGAGTGAAAAGTCATTCATAATGGGTTCCAAGTATGCGAGTGGACAATTGGCCTGGTAGAGGATGAGCCCGGCAACTCCCTTTGAAATTAAGATATTCTTCAAACGACTTGGGGTTAATGTCGGATCGCCAGCCCAGGTTGTATTGAGGTTGTATCCCAATCTTTTCGATTCCTTTAATGCACTTTCCCAAATCTCTCTTTCGATTTCTCCCTGGTTCTTTAACGATTGCGATTTTTCACCGAACTGGAGAAAGTTGATGTTAACGTTTTTGGTTCTTGGATTACTGGTATCGCGATATGTACACAGGGCACTCATCATTGGATCTCGCGTATAGCCCAGCTTATTGGAGATTTCCAAGATCTCACTCGTTTTCACAGGGCTAATCCTTTTACTACCTCTCAGGGCCAACGACACCGCTGTGACTGAGACTCCTGCCTCTCTAGCAATATCGCGCAAGGTAACCTTTCTCATAAGTTTAACAGTAAACTTAAGTGTTCTGGATTTTTCAAGTTGGATTCTGAGTCTACGCAATTTCGCTCATGTCTTTAGTGCCGAGAGGGGCGCACTGTCTTTATCAAATCGACTTTATCAATTCATAACTCTCTTCAGCAAAGGGGTGTTAAAGGGGGCATGTGGTACGGACTGGAGACATTCACAAGGCCGTTTGAAAGAAAATTGCTGAAATGTGGGAGCTATGTGGGAATATCACAGTCGAATGGCTTTCTAAATCCCATTGACG
Encoded here:
- a CDS encoding TonB-dependent receptor plug domain-containing protein codes for the protein MKPTKQCLIRLVPAALLLAGPSLLVAQNEDDKIYDLSPFQVNSSGDVGYAAENTLAGSRLNTSLRDTAAPISVYTAEFISDIGVDTLEDVLKYSLSVTPELSDVDGGFGANQLTAFDARYRVRGLGASQARNFFETRLDQDVFNMERIDESRGPNSILFGIGQPGGVINSSTKRPKYIDFTTLDITVGDASRFRAAIDTNKVLVEDKLALRFNMLYNTNGEAGRPWVDHQDKRAHIALEWRATDSTTVYVEYEYGDVMDNPTLPFGPADGAKLWIESGRPAAGDSGVGVNQGIQNGTLNRVVIVDNSGEGVDMRASVRTDNPFSKVKPTFTKDNRIINDPARSGTVEVPLYAALSGPWQMRGSRDIDIFSATVEQRLGENTFLEFAFTNMQAQRDSFRMGQPSNLQGDPNRNLPNGSANPYFQELYFESILELDERYFEDEWKRVTFSHQQDFDNWLGLHRFAAMWEQQDNLFHRDSFLNVWTGPGPANNPTWNGPFNNNPYNGNNQVLWRHYLTDIDSTKDWRVGYDPERKGVGYTATTTDGRTVTSDWVQNRIGNDTRKTESLMFALQSYFWDNRIVTTYGFRKDDFKSASPAQINNNTNGQRDVLDLTDVSRTEIKPTTRTAGLVFHVNDIVSLAANKATNAAASDFAEREIFGPSGETGGAVPVISGETVDYSINFNLLDGKMYIQSTYFETSSNQESSFLSFGSISPIAAVNTIYDNLVAGNPGATPPIAPFITQSVFDAQDITVDVGTTSAETTGYEFSIVTNITDNWRLTANYSYIDSVLKDIFQEWTGWWEGTTGKSFFKKFDQNFVLPQDGPFEPGVTLGEAISITETAATAVQNRAGGTSSGQRHHKFNLFTKYTFKEGALKDLSIGGGARYRSGATWIQESAILGPQEFNGMTLFDFVAGYNTELFGMPVKLQFNVSNLFDKDDISVARLDDTPRPDGSYEVWRHILTPRRDYRLSAEFRF
- a CDS encoding LacI family DNA-binding transcriptional regulator, translating into MRKVTLRDIAREAGVSVTAVSLALRGSKRISPVKTSEILEISNKLGYTRDPMMSALCTYRDTSNPRTKNVNINFLQFGEKSQSLKNQGEIEREIWESALKESKRLGYNLNTTWAGDPTLTPSRLKNILISKGVAGLILYQANCPLAYLEPIMNDFSLIWIGDGPKGVKLNSTRINRFSSMKLAWENLSKLGYQNGGLIFAEHNVDQNYGEWEAAQNHFQRHYTGNVDYIPPLTFKTNDDCDPNALSAWITKWKPQVVISTFRSIYPLLQELNYDIPRDIGYLSLSTEKESPISGIDQQTEIIAENGVRVLDRLICNREQGIPAHQQIIETNGVWNSGRTLRQLT